ACGCCTGCCGTGGAGGACCTCCGTACCCGTCTTGGCGCGCTCGATTTCCAACATGTGCGCGTAACGCTTAAAGCAATGGCTGGCGACGCCTGATGGACGGTTCGAACGAGCGCCGCCGTCAGGCGGTTGCGCTGGCTTATCAGGAGGGCGAACAGGCGCCGCGCGTCGTTGCCAAGGGCTACGGTGAGCTTGCCGAGCGGATCATGGCCGAGGCCGAGCGCCAGGGCATTTATGTTCATGACGCCCCCGAACTCGTCGCGCTTTTAATGCAACTTAACCTGGACAGCGAAATTCCTGCTAGCCTGTATCAAGTGGTCGCCGAACTGCTGGTATGGGTATTCGAGCTCTCGGAGAATGAGCCGACTCATATAGAAAGGCGCAAGTAGCCAATACCGACGTTGTGTGCAACCATGATAATGGTCAAACATCCGCAATGTTTTCACGTCAGTATTACAATTCTTTATCGCCTGGACGTTCGATGGAACATTATGAGTCAAACAAGCTTCTTTGATGAAATACAAGAAATTAACCTCGCGTATCTGTTGTTGGCCCAGAGGCTTTTGAGCGAAGATCGTGAGGCGGCGATGCTGCGTTTGAAGGTAGATAACGAGCTTGCCGATCTGCTCGTCTCCATGAACGCGCGGCAACTCTCCAGACTCGCGCGTACCAATCAATTGGTGTGCCGTTTCAGCCAGATAAGCGCGGGCCAGCTGCGTCAGGTAATGGAAAACCCCAGAGATCAAGGGCTTTCAGGGCTTCATGCGTCGCTACTGATGGCCAGCGAGCCGTTCGATTCGCTACCCGAGGGGGAAAAAGAGTGAGCCAAAAAAGCCTGGTCGATGAAATGCACCAGGTGCAGCTGGCGATCGAGCTCATCGAGCTCGGGGCCCGCCTGCAGGTGCTGGAAACGGAAACCGAACTCAGCCGCACGCGACTGATCAAACTGTACAAGGAAGTGCGGGGTGTTTCACCGCCCAAGGGCATGCTGCCCTTTTCGACGGACTGGTTCGTCACCTGGCTTCCCAACGTCCATTCGTCGCTTTTCTACAACATCTATAAAAGCCTGAGAAAAAATACTGACTGCGAGCGCATCGATGCCTTCGTTAAGGCATACCGCATCTATGAAGAGCAGATCAAGATCGAAAACGTCGATCCGGTGTTGGGATTGACCCGCGCCTGGACGTTGGTACGTTTTTTCGAGAGCGATCTTTTACAGCTTACCCCCTGCACTCGCTGCGAAGGCCATTTCGTCGCCCACGCTCACAGCCCTACTCGCGACTACGTATGCGGTATTTGCCAGCCGCCCTCACGCGCCGGAAAGACGCGAAAATCGCTCTCCTGAGCGGCCCACCACGCCTTTTACGTTTTCCGCTATCGCGGCCCATTCGGTTTTAATCCTGGGATAAAGGTAAAAGGCGGCGGTACTTTATCATTAAGAATCGCCATTGCCCGGGTATGATAGCCCTAAGCGTTGCTTAGGCGGGAAGCGCTTACGTTCATCATCGATGACGACGCTGGCTTCTCGAGTTACTCACTGTTATCGCAAGGAATGTGCGCGTGCTGATTGCCTTAGGTTATCTGGTGGTACTGCTGTCGGTATTCGGCGGGTATATGTTGGCGGGGGGAAGCCTTGGGCCGATCTATCAGCCTCTCGAGCTATTGATCATCGGGGGAGCTGGCGTGGGCGCGTTCATTGCGGCCAATAACGGCAAAGCGATCAAGGCGACGTTCAAGATACTGCCCCGGCTCAAGCGGGCCAAAAAGTATGACAAGGCGCTCTACATGGAGCTCATGGCGCTGCAGTTCAAGATTCTGTCGAAGATTCGTCGCGAAGGGATGCTCGGCATCGAGCGCGATATCGACACGCCCGCAGAGAGTGCGCTGTTTCAGGAACACCCGACGGTGCTGGCCGACCCGCATATCATGAACTTTCTGACCGACTATCTGCGCCTGATGGTCAGCGGTGGCATGGAGCCCATGGAAATCGATGAGCTGATGCTGCACGAAATCGAAGTGTTCGAGCAGGAAATGCACGTGCCGATCGATGCGATCAGCAAGGTGGGCGACGCCATGCCGGCCTTCGGTATCGTGGCCGCGGTCATGGGCGTGGTCAAAGCGCTGACCTACGCCGATGCGAGCCCCGACGAGATGGGTGAAATGATCGCCCACGCGCTGGTCGGTACCTTTCTGGGCATTTTGATGGGCTACGGCTTCATTAGCCCGATCGCCAGCTACGCCGACCGTCAGGCCCGCGAGGCCGAGAAGATGCTTCAGTGTATTCGCGTAACGCTGTTGGCCAGCCTGCATGGCTACGCGCCGCAGTTGGCCGTGGAGTTTGGCCGCAAGGCGCTGCACACCGCCGAACGCCCGAGCTTTAGCGAGCTTGAAGAGTACGTCCGCGATGCCAAGAAGGGTGGCGCTGCATGAGTAAAGGGGCCGACAAGCGCCCGATCGTCATCCGGCGCAAAAAAGTGGTTCACGCCCACCACGGCGGTGCGTGGAAAATCGCTTTGGCAGATTTCATGACCGCGCTGATGGCGCTTTTTTTGGTGCTCTGGATTTTGAGCGTGGCCAGTGAAGAGCAGCGCCAGGGGGTAGCCGACTACTTTAGCGCGCCGCTGGCCACCGCGATCACCGGGGGCGATCGCTCCGGCAGCACCAACGTCATTCCCGGCGGCGGCCCTGACCCGACCCACACGGACGGCGAACGCGCGCGTATCGATACGCTCCAGCACACCCGCCCCAGCATGCAGGAGCGACGCTTTTTCGAGGATCTGCAGGCGCGTATCGAGCGCGCCATCGAGCAGGACCCGGAGCTTCGTCAGCTGCGCTCTCAGATGCGCTTCGACCTGACCCGAGAGGGGCTGCGTATTCAGCTTCTGGATACCGACCAGCGGCCGATGTTCGAACTCGGCAGCGACCAGGTCGCCTCCTACATGCGAAGCCTTCTACGTACCATGGCGCCGCTTTTGAACGAATTGCCCAACGAGCTCAGCATCAGTGGCCATACCGACAGCGTGCCCTACGCCGGCGGCTATCGTGGCTACAGCAACTGGGAGCTCTCCAACGACCGTGCCAACGCCTCGCGCCGCGAGCTCGTCGCGGGAGGGCTCGACCCGGACCAGCTTCTGCGCGTCTCCGGCTTTGCCGACCGCGTGCTGCTGCCGGATACCGACTCCGTCGACCCGCGTAACCGCCGGATCGAACTGGTCGTGCTGCTGCCCGAAATCGCCGAGGCGATCCGCAATCCGAGCATTTTGAGTCAGGGCGAGCCCGTGTCGAACGAAAATAGCCTCGAAGAGACTTTAGAAAATCTGCCGCAGGCCGATACAGCCCAATAAGCAAGGCTTGTCATAACAACTATGACGCTAATGTGGAGCAGTGCATGGATATAGCGGATTTTTTTGACACCTTTTTCGAGGAGGCGGAAGAGCTCCTGGCGGACATGGAACAGCACCTGCTGGAGCTGGATGTCGATGATCCGGATAGCGAGCAGCTAAACGCCATCTTTCGCGCCGCCCACTCGATCAAGGGCGGGGCGGGCACGTTCGGCTTTAGCGTGCTGCAGAAAACCACGCACATGCTGGAAAACCTGCTGGATTCTGCACGCAAGGGCGAGCTTTCGCTGCGAGCCGACCTCGTGGATACGTTTTTAGAGGCCAAGGACATCATGCACGAACAGCTCAACGCCTACCGCAGCGAGTCAGAACCCGATCAGCAGGCTTTCGAGCGTATTTGCCAAACGCTTCAGCAAATCGCGCTCGAAGAGATGGGCGAGCCGCTGGCGGTTGCGCCGGTCGTCGCCCCCGAACCCGCGACTGAACCCGTGCAGGCGCCGAGCGAGCCGGCCGCAAGCGGCCAGCTTCTCGTCGCGCTTTTGAACGTCAAGGAGAAGGATCGCACGCTGCTGGTCGAAGAGCTCGAGCAGCTCGGTGAGATCAAAAGCCAGTCTGGCGATGAGCAGCGCTTCGAGGTCGTGATGACGGCAAGCGTCAGCGCCGACGACATCGAGGCGGTGATGTGCTTCATCATCGAGCCCGAGCAGATCAGCATCAGCGCCGCCCCCACCAGTGCCGCCGCACCGGACAGCGCCGCCACCCCGGCGACGCCCCCGGCACCCAAGCCGTCGGCGCCGACTGAAAAGCCCGCAGCTGCGCCAGCTCCCGCCGCCAGTAAGCCGAATACGCCGAAAAGCGCCGGCGAAAAAGGCGGTGAGAAAGGCGGCAAGAAAGGCGCGTCGGAGTCGAGCTCGATTCGCGTGTCGGTAGACAAGGTCGACCAGATCATCAACCTGGTGGGCGAGCTGATCATCACCCAGTCCATGCTCGATCAAACGGTGAGCGATTTAAGCGACCAGTCGGCGTCAAGCGGCTCGCTGCAAAACGGCATGAGTCTTCTGCAGCGCAACGCCCGCGATCTGCAGGAAGCGGTGATGTCGATCCGCATGATTCCCATGGAGTTCGTCTTTAGCCGTTTCCCGCGCGTGGTGCGCGACACCGCCGGCAAGCTGGGTAAAGAGATCGAGCTGATCACCGAAGGCAAATCCACCGAGCTCGACAAGAGCCTGGTCGAGCGGATCACCGACCCGCTGACCCACCTGGTGCGCAACAGCCTCGATCACGGGATCGAGATGCCCGACAAACGCGAAGCGCTGGGCAAACCCCGCCAGGGCAAGCTGACGCTGGCCGCGCGTCACCAGGGCGGCAACATTTTGATCGAAGTGAAGGACGACGGCGCCGGCATGGACCGCGAGCGCCTGCTCGCCAAGGCGCGGGAAAACGGCCTGAACGTCTCCGACACCATGTCGGATGAAGAGGTGTATCAGCTCATTTTCGCGCCGGGCTTCTCCACTGCCGCCGAGGTGACCGATGTCTCCGGGCGTGGCGTCGGCATGGACGTGGTAAAGCGCAACATTCAGGGCATGGGCGGGCGCGTCGAGATCCAATCGAAGCTGGGTGAGGGCACCAATACGCGGATCGTGCTGCCGCTGACGCTGGCGATTCTCGACGGTATGTCGATCAAGGTGGGCAGCGAAACCTTCATTCTGCCGCTTTCCACGGTGCTCGAGTCGCTTCAGCCCGCGAAAGGCGACATGTACGCCATGGCCGGTGACGATGTCGTGCTCAAGGTGCGCGACGAGTATCTGCCGGTGATCGCCATTCACGAAGCGCTCGACGTGGCGGACGCCATCACTGACCCGACCCGCAGTATCGCCGTGATCGTACAGGGCGAAGGCCGGCGCTATGCGCTGCTGGTCGACGAGCTGGTCGGTCAGCAGCAGGTGGTGGTCAAGAACCTGGAAGACAACTACCGCAAGGTGCCAGGCGTTTCCGCTGCCACGATTCTGGGCGACGGAAGCGTCGCGCTGATTCTGGACATTACCGGGCTGCATCGCCTGAGCCGCGCCAAAAAGGAAGCGGGAAAGCCCGCTTACGCCCAACACCTCTCGTATGACAAGGAGATCGAACTGTCATGACCCAAGCCAATAGTGATGCGGTGCTGGCCGCCGCCGAAGCGGACAACAGCGAATTTCTGGTGTTCTCGCTAGGCGAGGAAGAGTACGCCATCGACATCCTGAAGGTTCAGGAGATCCGCGGTTACGAAAACGTCACCCGCATCGCCAACGCGCCGGACTTCATCAAGGGCGTGACCAATTTGCGCGGTGTGATCGTGCCGATCGTCGATCTGCGCATCAAGTTTCATCTCGATAACGTCGAGTACGGCGGCCAGACGGTGGTCATCGTCGTCAACGTGGCCGATCGCGTGGTGGGCATCGTGGTGGACGGCGTGTCGGACGTGATGACGCTGACGCCGGATCAGATCAAGCCGGCACCGGAGTTCGGCGTCACGCTCTCCTCGGATTTCTTGAGCGGGCTTGGCAGCCTCGAGGATCGCATGCTGGTGCTGGTGGACATCGACAAGCTTTTGACCAGCGAAGAGATGGCACTGGTCGATACTACCCGTCACGCCTGATAACCGCCGGCGCGAGAGCGCTCGGTCACGACCTGGATATTGAAAGCGCCGACGCGGCGAGTGCTGCGGGCGTAAAAGGGGCGACTGTCGATGCATACCCTGTTGAGCAACATGACCGTTCGGCTGAGCTGGACGCTGGTGCTGGTCACCTTTTCCGCTCTGACCGTTGCCGCCTGTGCCACCGGGCTCTACGCGCTGGATAAAAGCGGTGTGCTGGTGGCCAGCGCGGCCGATAGCGCCGCTCAACAGCGTTTCGACGCCTTCGCCGACCTTGCGCGCTGGGCCCTGATCGCCATTTTGGTGATCACGGCGCTGACCGTGGCGGTCGTGGCCTGGGGCGTGAGCGCCAACGTGTTGCGCCCGCTGAGCCGTTTGGTGGGCTACTTCGAACGCATGGCCGAGGGCGATTTGAACCAGTCGATCACCGCGCCCGGCAATAACGAAATCGGGCGGCTCTATCTCGCCATGGCGGCAATGCAAGGGTCGCTTTCGCAAACCGTGGGGGTGGTGCGCCGAAGCGGGGTGCTCATTGTCGAGCGTGCCCACGACATCGCCAGCAGCAACGGTGACCTGTCCGCGCGCACCGAGCAGCAGGCCTCGTCGCTCGAGGAGACCGCCTCCAGCATGGAGGAGCTCGCCTCGACGGTGAACCACAACGCGGACAACGCCCGCCAGGCCAGTAAGCTTGCCAGCGACGCCACGCTCACCGCGCGTCAAAGCGGCGAGGAGGTGAGCCGCATCGTCGAGACCATGGAAGAGATCAGCTCGAGCTCGCATCGAGTGGCCGACATTATCACGCTCATCGACACCATCGCCTTTCAAACCAACATTCTGGCGCTCAACGCCTCCGTCGAGGCGGCGCGCGCCGGCGAGCATGGCCGCGGTTTCGCCGTGGTCGCCCAGGAAGTGCGTAGCCTGGCCAGCCGCTCCGCCTCTGCCGCCCAGGAGATCCGCACGTTGATCGATACCTCGCTTGCCAAGGTGGACAGCGGCACAGCGCGGGTCAATCAGGCCGGGCAGACCATGCAGGGGCTGGTCAGCGCAGTGCAACGGGTGAGCGACATCATG
The window above is part of the Halomonas sp. GD1P12 genome. Proteins encoded here:
- the cheA gene encoding chemotaxis protein CheA; this translates as MDIADFFDTFFEEAEELLADMEQHLLELDVDDPDSEQLNAIFRAAHSIKGGAGTFGFSVLQKTTHMLENLLDSARKGELSLRADLVDTFLEAKDIMHEQLNAYRSESEPDQQAFERICQTLQQIALEEMGEPLAVAPVVAPEPATEPVQAPSEPAASGQLLVALLNVKEKDRTLLVEELEQLGEIKSQSGDEQRFEVVMTASVSADDIEAVMCFIIEPEQISISAAPTSAAAPDSAATPATPPAPKPSAPTEKPAAAPAPAASKPNTPKSAGEKGGEKGGKKGASESSSIRVSVDKVDQIINLVGELIITQSMLDQTVSDLSDQSASSGSLQNGMSLLQRNARDLQEAVMSIRMIPMEFVFSRFPRVVRDTAGKLGKEIELITEGKSTELDKSLVERITDPLTHLVRNSLDHGIEMPDKREALGKPRQGKLTLAARHQGGNILIEVKDDGAGMDRERLLAKARENGLNVSDTMSDEEVYQLIFAPGFSTAAEVTDVSGRGVGMDVVKRNIQGMGGRVEIQSKLGEGTNTRIVLPLTLAILDGMSIKVGSETFILPLSTVLESLQPAKGDMYAMAGDDVVLKVRDEYLPVIAIHEALDVADAITDPTRSIAVIVQGEGRRYALLVDELVGQQQVVVKNLEDNYRKVPGVSAATILGDGSVALILDITGLHRLSRAKKEAGKPAYAQHLSYDKEIELS
- the cheW gene encoding chemotaxis protein CheW; translated protein: MTQANSDAVLAAAEADNSEFLVFSLGEEEYAIDILKVQEIRGYENVTRIANAPDFIKGVTNLRGVIVPIVDLRIKFHLDNVEYGGQTVVIVVNVADRVVGIVVDGVSDVMTLTPDQIKPAPEFGVTLSSDFLSGLGSLEDRMLVLVDIDKLLTSEEMALVDTTRHA
- a CDS encoding EscU/YscU/HrcU family type III secretion system export apparatus switch protein; its protein translation is MDGSNERRRQAVALAYQEGEQAPRVVAKGYGELAERIMAEAERQGIYVHDAPELVALLMQLNLDSEIPASLYQVVAELLVWVFELSENEPTHIERRK
- the motA gene encoding flagellar motor stator protein MotA, with amino-acid sequence MLIALGYLVVLLSVFGGYMLAGGSLGPIYQPLELLIIGGAGVGAFIAANNGKAIKATFKILPRLKRAKKYDKALYMELMALQFKILSKIRREGMLGIERDIDTPAESALFQEHPTVLADPHIMNFLTDYLRLMVSGGMEPMEIDELMLHEIEVFEQEMHVPIDAISKVGDAMPAFGIVAAVMGVVKALTYADASPDEMGEMIAHALVGTFLGILMGYGFISPIASYADRQAREAEKMLQCIRVTLLASLHGYAPQLAVEFGRKALHTAERPSFSELEEYVRDAKKGGAA
- the flhD gene encoding flagellar transcriptional regulator FlhD; this encodes MSQTSFFDEIQEINLAYLLLAQRLLSEDREAAMLRLKVDNELADLLVSMNARQLSRLARTNQLVCRFSQISAGQLRQVMENPRDQGLSGLHASLLMASEPFDSLPEGEKE
- the flhC gene encoding flagellar transcriptional regulator FlhC; translated protein: MSQKSLVDEMHQVQLAIELIELGARLQVLETETELSRTRLIKLYKEVRGVSPPKGMLPFSTDWFVTWLPNVHSSLFYNIYKSLRKNTDCERIDAFVKAYRIYEEQIKIENVDPVLGLTRAWTLVRFFESDLLQLTPCTRCEGHFVAHAHSPTRDYVCGICQPPSRAGKTRKSLS
- a CDS encoding methyl-accepting chemotaxis protein, producing the protein MHTLLSNMTVRLSWTLVLVTFSALTVAACATGLYALDKSGVLVASAADSAAQQRFDAFADLARWALIAILVITALTVAVVAWGVSANVLRPLSRLVGYFERMAEGDLNQSITAPGNNEIGRLYLAMAAMQGSLSQTVGVVRRSGVLIVERAHDIASSNGDLSARTEQQASSLEETASSMEELASTVNHNADNARQASKLASDATLTARQSGEEVSRIVETMEEISSSSHRVADIITLIDTIAFQTNILALNASVEAARAGEHGRGFAVVAQEVRSLASRSASAAQEIRTLIDTSLAKVDSGTARVNQAGQTMQGLVSAVQRVSDIMDEIASASSEQSNGIGQVNQAVTQMDDVVQQNARLVQQAAERARELEGDAARLRDAVERFKVAGGATQGASAPVARPALPAAPVERARPVRSAPAVEEWEAF
- the motB gene encoding flagellar motor protein MotB, translating into MSKGADKRPIVIRRKKVVHAHHGGAWKIALADFMTALMALFLVLWILSVASEEQRQGVADYFSAPLATAITGGDRSGSTNVIPGGGPDPTHTDGERARIDTLQHTRPSMQERRFFEDLQARIERAIEQDPELRQLRSQMRFDLTREGLRIQLLDTDQRPMFELGSDQVASYMRSLLRTMAPLLNELPNELSISGHTDSVPYAGGYRGYSNWELSNDRANASRRELVAGGLDPDQLLRVSGFADRVLLPDTDSVDPRNRRIELVVLLPEIAEAIRNPSILSQGEPVSNENSLEETLENLPQADTAQ